From a region of the Ficedula albicollis isolate OC2 chromosome 1A, FicAlb1.5, whole genome shotgun sequence genome:
- the IL26 gene encoding interleukin-26, whose translation MKGCSIFRPGHFLFLLCLFAVEGKKSPTGKHTCRKGLLSQVTENLYIKATSLKSSVPKDLIKTTRLLKKTTKMLFMTNCSVRDQLLSFYVKNVFSRLEVGRDKLYFISAFQVLQANMDACLPCAPSTRLTSAVRKLQRMFLKVRTGVAGSPLAFFSNAFIFSTAWRSGNLQGHP comes from the exons ATGAAAGGATGTTCTATTTTCAGACCTgggcattttttatttctgctttgtctttttgCTGTGGAAGGCAAAAAGTCACCTACAGGAAAACATACCTGCCGaaaaggactcctctcccaGGTGACAGAGAACCTGTATATCAAGGCAACTAGTTTAAAATCATCTGTTCCT AAGGATCTCATCAAGACCACGAGACTGCTTAAAAAGACtacaaaaatgctgtttatg ACAAACTGCAGTGTTCGAGATCAACTCCTCTCCTTCTAtgtgaaaaatgtcttcagcCGTCTTGAGGTAGGAAGGGACAAGTTGTACTTTATTAGTGCCTTCCAGGTCCTGCAAGCAAACATGGATGCCTGT CTTCCGTGTGCTCCATCGACAAGGCTAACTTCTGCAGTCAGAAAGTTACAGAGAATGTTTCTTAAGGTAAGAACAGGAGTTGCTGGCTCCCCACT GGCTTTCTTTTCTAATGCCTTTATCTTCTCAACAGCTTGGAGATCAGGGAATCTACAAGGCCATCCATGA